Part of the Bacteriovorax stolpii genome, TCGCCGGCAATCCATGAAGCTAATTCAGTCATCCCGTACATATTATGAAGCCTGATTCCATCCAGCCAACTGGTGGTGCTACTCCATGTGGCCTGATCGAGATTGGCCGAAGCACAAAAAACATCTTTTAAAGTTTTCTTTTTTGGTGATTCTCCAAAATGAGTCGCTATCTTTAGAATTGATGGAACTGAACTAAAGGTCGTTACTCTAAACTCATCAATCAGACTGCCAAGCGATGTATAAATTTCCATCTGCCCACTCGGCGCCAAGATCACTTGATTTCCGGCCAACAATGGGAAGAGAAAATTAGAGATAAGTCCATGCCCGAAATTCAAAGGAAGCATGCACAATGTTTTTTCAAAAGATTGAGGAAGATTCTGTTGATAAAGAGCAAGCTTATTGGCCAGTGCTTTTTGAGTCAGTATAACTCCTTTGGGCCTGCCGCTTGATCCTGAAGTAAAAAGAATGAAAGCATCCTCTTTTGATGTCATAGTCGGAGTTAGGATTTTTTCTTCTCTTCCTCCTGAGAAAACAACGAGAGAAGGCTGCAAGCGATTTATAATTTCCTGAATTTCGTTTTCTGTAGACTGCGAAGATAAAGGGACAAGACATATTCCAAGGGCAAGCCCTGCTAGTAGATACTCACAAAGAAGTTCTGAATTTGGCAGGCACAAAACAAGTTTATGTCCCGGACCTAACCCCTGCAATAATAATTGGTGTTTGCGTTTTTCAATTTTCTGAATGAGCGAATGTGAAATAACATTTTTTTTATCTTTTAAAAAAAGAATGCTTTCATTACCTAAGTTTTTTAAAATGTCTTCTTTGAACTGCATTCCATCGCTCTTTCAAATCACTTTACATGAATAAGTTTTGTTGCCAAAATCTTAAAGTCTCTTCATTTTAGCAGGGAATTGTAGTTATGGTTAACTTTTTGCTCGCTTGTTTTATTTCTCTTGGCTTCGCTCAAACAACTCCTCCACGAGTTATTAAAGTTGGTTCTTCACCTGTTGTAAGTTCAGCTGGAATTTACCTGGCACAAGAGCGCGGCTACTTTAAAGAGCAAGGCCTCGAAGTTGATATCACTGACTTTAACAATTCAAGTGCCTCAATGACGGCGCTACTTTCAAAAGGTGAATTAGATGTCGGTGCCGGAAACCTCGTGTCTGCACACTTTAATGCCATCAACATGGGACAAAAGTTTAAATTAGTTGCCGATAAAGGACATCTTGAGAAGAAAAAAGACTATATTGCTCTTCTTGTAAGAGCTGACCATATTACTTCTGGACGTTATAAGACACCTAAAGACCTTAAAGGTTTTAAGATGGGGCTAACTTCTCTTGATGGAGTTTCTCAACAAATCGTGGCCGAAAGAATCCTTATTAAAAATGGTCTACAACCAAGTGATGTCGAATTTGTTAAACTCTCATATGCCGAAATGAATAATGCTCTTAAGGCAAAACTCATCGATGCAACTATTCAAATCGAGCCATTCTTAACCAAAGCAGTTCTGGAAGGATTTGCGCAAAATGTACTTCCCGCTACAGATGTTCACCCATATCAACAAAGCGCTGCTCTTCTTTACTCTCAAAATTTTATTGAAAAAGACCATGACCTGGCAGTGAAGTTCATGGTGGCCTACTTAAAAGGTGTCCGCGATTACAACAACGCTTTTGAAAAAGGAAAAGATAAAGACAAAGTTATCGCTGATCTTAAAAAGACTTTAAAAATTGAAGACGACAATGTTTGGAATAAAATGATCATGGTTGGCCTTGATAGTGATGGAAAGCTAAATGAGGCAGCCTTAAAAGAAGATATGGAATGGTATTTAAATAAGAAATACATTACGGCGCTTCCGGCAATGACTGAATTGGTAGATAATAAGTTTGCTAAAGCGGCGGCTTTGGAATTGAACAAAAAAGTTAAAAAGAAGAAATAATGACTCAAGAATCAATTATCTTAAAGGACATTTCCTTTTTTTATGGAACCAATAAGATTCTTGATGGGTTAAATTTAACTATTAAAAAAGGATCCATCCACTCACTCATCGGCAAAAGTGGGGTTGGTAAATCGCTGACCCTTAAATTGATGGCCTCACTGCTTCCTCTCAATTCTGGCGAGATACTTAATCTTCCTAAAAAAATCAGCTTTGCTTTTCAACAATCTCCGCTCATTCCTTGGTTATCAGTTGAAGACAATTTAAAAGTCTGCTCAAAAAATCACGGCGAAATCTTTCAATACCTAGAGGCCTTCAAACTCGACTCTATTGCCTCTCTTTATCCTGCCCAGCTTTCTGGGGGGATGATTCAAAAGGTAAATATACTACGATGCTTTTTAGGATCTCCCGATCTCATTTTAATGGATGAGCCTTTTGTGCATATTGACTCCATTCAAAAGGAAGACCTTCACCATTTTTTACTCCAGCTTTGGAAAAAAAATCGCCCTACAATTCTTTTTGTTACCCACGACATTGATGAAGCCATTTTTCTTTCTCAAGAAATTTCTCTGTATGGGAAAAAAGAGAAAAAGATTGTTGATCAGGTTATGATTGGTGACTTAAAAGGAAGTGTTTTAGAACTAAAAAAATCGGCTTTTTATCAGCAGTCTTTTTCACACATTTACACTCATCTAAAAGAAGAGGAAGAGCTATGAAAAACTTCCTACTTTCTACTCTGACGATTCTCCTAATGGCGCTTCTTTGGGAGTTATTGGCCTTTAAGCAGATCGTTGATGTTCAGTTTTTTCCACCGCCACATCTTTTCATCGCCAAGATGTTTGAACTTCTAAAAGGTGACTTCTTTCACAACGATTTATGCAATAGCCTCTGGCGCTTTTTTCTGGCCAGTCTTATCAGCATTCCACTCGCTTGCTTTTTAGGACTTGAGGCCGGGGCTTCAAAAATCGCTGATCGAATCATTAATCCTTTTCTCGCTTTGACTTATCCTCTTCCAAAAGTTGCAATCTTTCCTTTAATCCTACTTATCTTTGGGCTTGGTGATTCATCGAAAGTGATTTTGATTGCTATTGGGATGTTCTACTTGATTTATATTAACGTAAGAAATGGAACGAAAAGAATACTAACTTCTCCTTTGATGGACATCGTCCATGTTTATAAAATTTCTGGTTGGAACTATTACTATCATTTCCTTTTAAAAGGAATCTTCAGGGATTTTCTTGTTGGCCTAAAAGCAGCGCTGGGATATGGTCTACTCTTGGTTGTCGTGAGTGAATTTAGCGTCAGCAAAAATGGTATTGGGCATTTTATCTGGCAAGCCTGGGATCAGTTCAGGATTATTGATATGTATGCTGGAGTCCTGATTCTTTGCCTTCTGGGACTTTGTTTTTCTTACGTGCTTGATACAATCATTGATAAGTGGACTAGAACCTAGAGTAATCCAGTTTTACTGAATCACCCAACCACATTGCACCTTGAGTGTGATCATAATAATCATCGCCTGATAACGGATGAACAAGAACATTAAATGTCCCCCTTTCTTTCATTAGCCACAGGACAACTTCGGTAAAAATATCTTGAGGAAAGTTTGCCTCAAACATCGGCATTGGGTGTGGTCCTATAGGAACATCAATCATATCACCCACAAAAAATGTTACGTCTTTGAAGTGAGTCTTAATTTTATCCCTTAGCATTGTCGCTGCTTCAATTTCTTCGACCTTAAAATAAATGTGAGCATCGAACTCGCGAGGAAACCCCACCGGTAGGAGTTTTGAATTTACTTTGAAGTTTCTCGTTTCCATCTACTTTAACCTTGCTCCATTGGGCACGTCTTGATCAACTGTGGCCAGCACCACATCTGTATCATTGCGGTAAAATCCCGTCACCAGGATTTCCGACATAAATTTCCCAACCTGTCGCGGAGGAAAATTAACAACGGCTAAAACCTTCTTTCCCACTAATTCTTCTCGTTTATAAACAATCGTGATTTGTGCACTCGACTTCTTGATCCCAAGCTCCGGTCCCAAGTCTACCCATAATTTATAAGCAGATCTTTTTGCTTCCGGAAATTCTTCTGTCTGAACAATTGTACCAACACGAATGTCGACTTTTTCAAAATCTTCCCATGAAATCATAAGTGGTTTCTCCATAAGACCATTTAAACGCAAAAACCTCGCATGAGCGAGGTTTTCGTGTTGTTTATTGAGTTTTTATTTTAGAAGTTGAAGCCTTGAGTTTCTGCTGTTTCTTTAATTTCATCAGCACTTAGGATTTTTACCGGCTCATAGTTCTCAACGTTTTCTGCCATCTCTCTTCTTTCTTCTACTACTTCGTTTTGGGCCATTTCTTGAATCTTTTGTTCTTCTTGCTCAAAGTAGTTATCATTTTGTTCAGCATCTTTTTGTTCAATTCTTTCGAGCTCACCAGCAGTTACGAAGTTCAACATTGCACCTGCAAGTGGACCAGTTACGAAACTTAATCTGTATCCATCTTTACCATTGTTGAAGATTACACCAGAAACTTCTTCACCATCTACGTCAGCTTTAAATGATCCACCATCTAAAAGTTGAGCGCTGGCGATGTCGATGCTTTGAACTTCACCGTTAGTATTTGTTAAAGATACACTTAGTCCTTCAATCGATTTTTTTGTTAAAGTCATTTCGCCAGAGATGTCTGAACCAGAAAGAATCTTGTTAGACTTTGACTGGTTAAGCGCTCTTTCAAGTACCAGTTCAACTTCTTCAGCAACTGCTACTTCTGCTTTTTTCTCTCTAATCATTCTCGCTTCAATGATTTCAAAACCGTTACCCATCTTTTTAAAGATAGCGATTGTTCCAAAATCAGAAAGAAGAGAGATCTTGTAAACCAGGTCTCTATCGTTATTAACCATTACACTTGAAGTCCCAACTAATTTCAGTGGTACAACAATGTTCTTCTTAGAATCTTCCGGGTTATTTAACTTATCGTAAGTTACGACTTCATCGCTTCCTACAATACGAGTGATTTCCCATTTACCGTTAACCTTAAAGGCTTCCGACATCTCTACCTTCATAATTGCGATCCTCATTGAAGGTGCAACATCTGAAGCTAAACTTCTTTCTACCGGAAGTTCTTCTAGAGCATGCTTTCTACTTACGGTGCGTGAATTAATATCTTTAATTGTACCAGCTAGAACCACAGAACCTAAGCTCAGGATTGCGATGATGGCCTTTTTAGATGTTAAAACTTTCATAACCGTTCCCCTTAATTGTTTGAGCTTTAAGGAGCAAGGATGATGCCATGTTTCAAAACACTTTAATCGGGTATTTTAGAGGGTAAGCTACTGAATTTAAATGTATGTTTTTTGGACAGTGAAAAGGAAGTGATTAGATTTTAAACACCCTGGCTATAACATTTACATGCTACGGCCAGGTGTCTATATTTTAGACTTATTCTGATTTCGAAGACTTAACATCCCAGTCTGAGTGAGATGAGCGGTATCTCTTCATAGCGATTACCACCATATCTTCAACTGATAGACCTGAAGCTTTGCTCATTCTCTCGAATGATTCCACCACGTCTTTCTCGATTTTAACGTTTAATTCTTTAAGTTCGCCTTGATTGTGCACCTGACTTTTCATAGTTTCTCCAATGTATCACTTATAAAAACCATGAAATTCTAATGCTCTCGCCTTAGTTTTGGAACACCTTTATTGCTCTTTTTTTACGTAAGGATACAAGGGCATGAGTGACCTCAAAATCCATTAACTTACTGTATTTATAGATATCACTGACATTACACCACTCGCTAATCACTGCCAGGACGTCAAACTCCTGCGGGGTAATATCCTCTTTAGAGACAATAACCTCAGGGTCAATGACCAGTTTTAGGTGGGCTGCCGGGCGAAGCTTTTTAGCTGAAAGATATTCCTGAAAATGTTTTTGAGCTTCAAGTTTGATTTCTTCAAAAGCAATTCTCATTGTCAGCACTTCGGCCGGAAGGACTTCCGGCTCGACAATAAATTTGAAATTTTCGTTGGATTCGACGTCGTCGAAGATCATTTTTAAAAGGGCCTTCTTGCCTTTGAGCTCTCTGATTTGAGCGCCGACAATGAGACCTTCTTGTTGATAGATGACTCCAAGAAACTGGCCATTTTCTTTTGAGAGAAGATTAATCTTTCCCGTAAATCCGAATGAGGCCTGTTCTTTTAAAACGTCTATCAAGTTATTCATAACTCTATTCTAGTGCGAGTTTATGAAAAAAGTCTTTTAAAAAAACCTTTTGATTCACCTTGAGGTTCGCCATTGAAACACTGGTTGATATTTTTCGCCAGCTGCATGTAAGCATTCCACACTGGACGGCCTTCATACTTCTTTTCATTCATGTATGGCTTTCCTTGGTCTGATCCCTCGCGAAGAGCGATCTCTAAAGGAATTTCAGCTAAAAGATTAACGTTAAGTTCTTCAGCAGCTTTTTTAACTCCGCCTTCTCCGAAGATGAAATACTTTTTAGAAGTATTGTCGTCTGGAACGAAGTAACTCATGTTCTCAACCATTCCCAGCACAGGGACCTTTACCTGGTTGAACATGTTAAGACCTTTTTTCGAATCAAGGATAGCTACTTCTTGTGGAGTTGAAACAACAATCGCTCCATCGATATCAGTCGCCTGAATCATTGAAAGCTGCATATCACCTGTTCCCGGAGGAAGATCGATAATTAAGTAATCTAACCCTTCCCAAGCAACATCAAAAAGGAATTGGTTAAGAACTCCCCCAAGCATTGGCCCTCTCCAGATAACAGGATCTTTTTCATTGATAAAAAGACCGAAGCTGATGAATGGAATTCCATAAGCATCGATTGGAAGAATTTTTTTCTCTGGAGTCGCTCCTGGTTTTGCGCCTCTTTGATTAAGAAGCATAGGCATAGATGGCCCGTAGATATCCGCATCCAGAAGACCTACTTTTAATCCAAGATTTTTTAGAGCGAAAGCCAAGTTAACTGACACTGTCGATTTACCAACTCCACCTTTACATGAAGAAACGGCAATAACTTTTTTTGCACCAGCAACGTGTTTTTTATTTTGTCCAACTGGACCATGGCCAGTTTTAATTTGAGCTGCGGCAGCTGCTGGTGCCGCTTTTGTTTCTGGCTTAGTAAAAGTTTTTCCAGCAAAAACGTCTGCTGAGTTTTCTGAAATTGTCAGAACCGTTACTTTGTCTGCCGAATAAGTTGGAGCGGCGATATTGACAACAAGTGTTTCGATCGCGCGCTTTTGTTCCGGTGTAATTCCATCGCGTTTATATTTAAATAACAGCTCATTTTGGTCTGCTTTTACTTCGACAATTCTTCCTTCTTCATGAAGAGTTTTGCCAGTATTTGGATTCACGATAACTTTTAATTGATTTTGGATGTTTTCAATGGTCATAAAGGCCCCTAAATTTTGATTTTTTCCAAGGCTATTTATACCTGAAGAGCTACGATTGTTAAAGGTTTTCCAATGGCTGATGGGACTCGTCAACAATTGTCAGGGTGTTTCAATTTTTCCTAGGAGCGCGCGCCTTTATACACTAAAATAAAAGTATATTTTGAATGCTTTAGGGGATCTCGTGTCTTACAGTAGAAAAATCTATTTAATTAATCCCAAGTTCCAATACAGATTGAGCCTCTACGCTTCTATTCTGGTATTCGTAACCGGGCTTATCTACCCATTTACTATTTACGTTTTATTGAGTGCGATTAGCGCCAATTTCGCCCTTAAAAACCCTGAAATTGCTCTGTATTACAGTGAGAAGCGCGATTTATTAATCCTGCTTTTAACAGGTCTTCACTTCGGTTTTGCCATCCTGACTTTCTTTGGATGCATCTTTTTTTCTCACCGAATTGCAGGTCCTTTATACAAATTGCAAAAACATTTGCGCGCTATCCGCGAGGGTTTTACTCCGGGAAAATTATTTTTTAGAAAAGGCGACTATTTCCAAGACGTTGCGGATGATTTGAACGACACTATCGAGTATATCGAAGACGGGTACAAAAATGACCTGGTCTATTTAAGCGAAGTAAATTCATATATAAATAACCTAAGCCTCGTTGTCCCGGATGACAAACGAGTCGTACTAAATGAAATCTCTTCGCGGCTCTCTGAAATTCAGGAGAGATTTACTAATAAGAACTAACTAAAATAGGCCAAGACACGGAGGTCTTTATTTTACGGCTAATCACATTAGCGGCCCTTACCACATGTTCACTTTCTGTGGCGCTGGCTAATCCTAATCTAAATTTTGCATCCATTGCTATGGCCGATGATATTCCGTTCAAGCTGAACTATTCACCAGCTGATCTCGACTATGGAAAAGAGCTCGTGACTCTTTACAATGAGCTGACAAAAAATGAACTGAACTCTGCAACAATCAAAAAAATCTCTTCATACAAAGGCAAGTCACATTCGTTCGATCATTTGAATCCGATGATTGATCGCCTTGAAAAAATTGCGGCCATCAAAGACCAGGACTCGTTTTATACAAACTGTGCGATTCAACCTCGCCCGGTTAATGAATTTACCGAAAGCCTGGCTCACAGAATGGACATTACGCTTGATCGCTATTGTCGTTTTCTGTATTTAAAAAACATGAGAAAATTCTCTCCCAACATCAACCTGTCGACGAGAGACCTGAACTACCTAAAAGACGCTGCTCCTTTTTATGCCAGCGGAGAAAACCAGTCTGAAGTTTCAGCGCTGTTAAAGCACTACAAGGCCAACAAAGTTGAGCACGAAAAGATTTCAGATATCCTGATTGCTAAATACGTCGATTTTAAAACAAAACCTACGTCGGCCATTCTGGTAAATCTTCATGTCAGTAAGCTACTTAACCAGTTCCTTGCTAACAACCTTCACCTTGATAACAATTCTGGCTCATTCTTCCAGGAAGAATACCAGCGCCTGATTAAAGACTC contains:
- a CDS encoding tRNA-binding protein, producing MEKPLMISWEDFEKVDIRVGTIVQTEEFPEAKRSAYKLWVDLGPELGIKKSSAQITIVYKREELVGKKVLAVVNFPPRQVGKFMSEILVTGFYRNDTDVVLATVDQDVPNGARLK
- a CDS encoding ABC transporter substrate-binding protein yields the protein MVNFLLACFISLGFAQTTPPRVIKVGSSPVVSSAGIYLAQERGYFKEQGLEVDITDFNNSSASMTALLSKGELDVGAGNLVSAHFNAINMGQKFKLVADKGHLEKKKDYIALLVRADHITSGRYKTPKDLKGFKMGLTSLDGVSQQIVAERILIKNGLQPSDVEFVKLSYAEMNNALKAKLIDATIQIEPFLTKAVLEGFAQNVLPATDVHPYQQSAALLYSQNFIEKDHDLAVKFMVAYLKGVRDYNNAFEKGKDKDKVIADLKKTLKIEDDNVWNKMIMVGLDSDGKLNEAALKEDMEWYLNKKYITALPAMTELVDNKFAKAAALELNKKVKKKK
- a CDS encoding class I adenylate-forming enzyme family protein, which translates into the protein MQFKEDILKNLGNESILFLKDKKNVISHSLIQKIEKRKHQLLLQGLGPGHKLVLCLPNSELLCEYLLAGLALGICLVPLSSQSTENEIQEIINRLQPSLVVFSGGREEKILTPTMTSKEDAFILFTSGSSGRPKGVILTQKALANKLALYQQNLPQSFEKTLCMLPLNFGHGLISNFLFPLLAGNQVILAPSGQMEIYTSLGSLIDEFRVTTFSSVPSILKIATHFGESPKKKTLKDVFCASANLDQATWSSTTSWLDGIRLHNMYGMTELASWIAGDLKTTQGYKESTFDLPWDAEIKMTEETGEIWIKSASLMSGYYNDPEATKKVLENGWFKTGDVGEISSEHIILKGRADNVINLGGVKIYPEEINRVIRLHQDVLDCYTLGLKSADGLVDQAIGCLVVPKNSSLKVASVEELCRHHLSAYKIPGQFLVGDKIPVNQRGKPDHGAIKLLFQAKRN
- a CDS encoding Mrp/NBP35 family ATP-binding protein, coding for MTIENIQNQLKVIVNPNTGKTLHEEGRIVEVKADQNELLFKYKRDGITPEQKRAIETLVVNIAAPTYSADKVTVLTISENSADVFAGKTFTKPETKAAPAAAAAQIKTGHGPVGQNKKHVAGAKKVIAVSSCKGGVGKSTVSVNLAFALKNLGLKVGLLDADIYGPSMPMLLNQRGAKPGATPEKKILPIDAYGIPFISFGLFINEKDPVIWRGPMLGGVLNQFLFDVAWEGLDYLIIDLPPGTGDMQLSMIQATDIDGAIVVSTPQEVAILDSKKGLNMFNQVKVPVLGMVENMSYFVPDDNTSKKYFIFGEGGVKKAAEELNVNLLAEIPLEIALREGSDQGKPYMNEKKYEGRPVWNAYMQLAKNINQCFNGEPQGESKGFFKRLFS
- a CDS encoding ABC transporter permease, which translates into the protein MKNFLLSTLTILLMALLWELLAFKQIVDVQFFPPPHLFIAKMFELLKGDFFHNDLCNSLWRFFLASLISIPLACFLGLEAGASKIADRIINPFLALTYPLPKVAIFPLILLIFGLGDSSKVILIAIGMFYLIYINVRNGTKRILTSPLMDIVHVYKISGWNYYYHFLLKGIFRDFLVGLKAALGYGLLLVVVSEFSVSKNGIGHFIWQAWDQFRIIDMYAGVLILCLLGLCFSYVLDTIIDKWTRT
- a CDS encoding DOPA 4,5-dioxygenase family protein, with translation METRNFKVNSKLLPVGFPREFDAHIYFKVEEIEAATMLRDKIKTHFKDVTFFVGDMIDVPIGPHPMPMFEANFPQDIFTEVVLWLMKERGTFNVLVHPLSGDDYYDHTQGAMWLGDSVKLDYSRF
- a CDS encoding ABC transporter ATP-binding protein — translated: MTQESIILKDISFFYGTNKILDGLNLTIKKGSIHSLIGKSGVGKSLTLKLMASLLPLNSGEILNLPKKISFAFQQSPLIPWLSVEDNLKVCSKNHGEIFQYLEAFKLDSIASLYPAQLSGGMIQKVNILRCFLGSPDLILMDEPFVHIDSIQKEDLHHFLLQLWKKNRPTILFVTHDIDEAIFLSQEISLYGKKEKKIVDQVMIGDLKGSVLELKKSAFYQQSFSHIYTHLKEEEEL